One segment of Streptomyces sp. YIM 121038 DNA contains the following:
- a CDS encoding ATP-binding protein, protein MGTNGSTMLEPLRQGLPPLDPSAVSSAASCALPARYEAVGSARQFTRKTLASWELDDRFDDIALVVSELVTNALRHALPGDRTHAEVHCVVGEDSPVRLHMMRWTSRLVCAVRDPSDDGPVAREAGDAIDDFASESGRGLFLVDSFSDGWGWHPLAGALSGKVVWALFQLA, encoded by the coding sequence ATGGGGACGAATGGATCAACCATGCTCGAGCCATTACGGCAGGGCCTTCCTCCGCTCGACCCCTCCGCGGTCTCCAGCGCCGCCTCCTGCGCCCTCCCCGCCCGCTACGAAGCCGTGGGCAGCGCACGCCAGTTCACCCGGAAGACGCTCGCGTCGTGGGAGCTCGACGACCGCTTCGACGACATCGCGCTCGTCGTCTCCGAACTCGTCACCAACGCCCTGAGACACGCGCTTCCCGGTGACCGGACGCACGCCGAGGTGCACTGCGTCGTCGGCGAGGACTCGCCGGTGCGGCTGCACATGATGCGGTGGACCTCACGCCTGGTGTGCGCGGTACGGGATCCCAGCGACGACGGTCCGGTCGCGCGCGAGGCCGGTGACGCCATCGACGACTTCGCGTCGGAGTCGGGCCGCGGGCTCTTCCTGGTGGACTCGTTCAGCGACGGCTGGGGCTGGCACCCGCTCGCCGGCGCGCTGAGCGG
- a CDS encoding helix-turn-helix transcriptional regulator, whose product MTAGESSGSVVRRILLGSQLRRLREARGITREAAGYSIRASESKISRMELGRVSFKSRDVEDLLTLYGVIDEAERSALLSLAKEANLTGWWHSYSDVLPGWFQTYIGLEGAASLIRVYEVQFINGLLQTEAYAHAVVERGMKVAAGKAAGPGRTGRPAKVSQADVDRRVALRLERQKLLVSERAPQFKCVLDEAALRRPYGDREVMRGQIQHLIDISERPNVTLQVMPFTFGGHAGESGAFTMLSFPESDLSDVVYLEQLTGALYLDKREEVAQYERAMAELQEDCPNPADSRDLLRGLLQLT is encoded by the coding sequence GTGACCGCTGGGGAGTCGAGCGGCTCGGTGGTACGGCGCATCCTGCTGGGCTCGCAACTGAGGCGCCTGAGGGAGGCACGCGGCATCACCCGCGAAGCGGCCGGTTACTCGATCCGCGCGTCCGAATCGAAGATCAGCCGCATGGAGTTGGGCAGGGTGAGCTTCAAGTCCAGGGACGTGGAAGACCTCCTCACGCTCTACGGCGTCATCGACGAGGCCGAGCGCTCCGCGCTCCTCTCGCTCGCCAAGGAGGCCAACCTGACCGGCTGGTGGCACAGTTACTCCGACGTCCTGCCGGGCTGGTTCCAGACATATATCGGCCTGGAGGGCGCCGCGTCCCTCATCCGCGTCTACGAAGTCCAGTTCATCAACGGTCTGTTGCAGACGGAGGCGTACGCCCACGCCGTCGTCGAGCGCGGCATGAAGGTCGCCGCGGGCAAGGCCGCAGGCCCGGGACGCACCGGGCGCCCGGCCAAGGTGAGCCAGGCCGACGTCGACCGCAGGGTGGCCCTGCGTCTTGAGCGGCAGAAGCTCCTCGTGTCCGAGCGCGCACCGCAGTTCAAGTGCGTCCTCGACGAGGCCGCGCTGCGGCGGCCGTACGGCGACCGGGAAGTGATGCGCGGTCAGATCCAGCACCTGATCGACATCTCCGAGCGGCCGAACGTGACGCTGCAGGTCATGCCCTTCACCTTCGGCGGCCACGCGGGCGAGAGCGGCGCGTTCACGATGTTGAGCTTCCCGGAGTCCGATCTCTCGGACGTCGTCTATCTGGAGCAGCTGACCGGCGCCCTCTATCTGGACAAGCGGGAGGAAGTGGCCCAGTACGAGCGGGCGATGGCCGAGCTCCAGGAGGACTGTCCGAATCCGGCCGACAGCCGCGACCTTCTCCGTGGTCTACTCCAACTGACCTGA
- a CDS encoding aldehyde dehydrogenase family protein — translation MSFFTDLAHQYIDGEWKAGSGSWDIIDFNPYDGEKLASITVATADEIDQAYRAAQRAQESWGATNPYTRRTVFERALRIVEEREAEITEAIVAELGGTLVKAGFELHLAKEFLREAVHLALAPQGRILPSPDDTKENRLYRVPVGVVGVISPFNFPFLLSLKSVAPAIALGNAVVLKPHQNAPVLGGSLVAKIFEEAGLPPGVLNVVITDIAEIGDALLEHPVPGVISFTGSDAVGRHVATVCAQTFKRCILELGGNSALVVLDDADVDYAVDAAVFSRFVHQGQVCMAANRILVDRSLRDEFTEKFVAKVKTLKVGDPADPSTHIGPLINSSQAEGVSSLVAQTVQAGATALLHGTTDGNLVSPSVLTDLPDDSPVLRQEVFGPVAIILPFDGEEEAVRIANETPYGLSGAIHTGDTERGVRIAQRIRTGMIHINDGTVHDEPIVPFGGEKHSGVGRLNGESTVEAFTALKWISVQHGRSRFPF, via the coding sequence ATGTCCTTCTTCACCGATCTGGCTCACCAGTACATCGACGGTGAGTGGAAGGCCGGCTCAGGTTCCTGGGACATCATCGACTTCAACCCGTACGACGGGGAGAAGCTCGCGTCGATCACGGTCGCCACGGCCGACGAGATCGACCAGGCCTACCGCGCCGCCCAGCGCGCGCAGGAGTCCTGGGGCGCGACCAACCCCTACACACGCCGCACGGTCTTCGAGCGCGCCCTGCGCATAGTCGAGGAGCGCGAGGCCGAGATCACCGAGGCGATCGTCGCCGAACTCGGCGGCACCCTCGTCAAGGCGGGCTTCGAGCTGCACCTGGCCAAGGAGTTCCTGCGCGAGGCGGTGCACCTGGCGCTCGCCCCGCAGGGCCGGATACTCCCCTCGCCGGACGACACCAAGGAGAACCGCCTCTACCGCGTCCCGGTCGGCGTCGTCGGCGTCATCAGCCCCTTCAACTTCCCCTTCCTGCTCTCGCTGAAGTCGGTCGCCCCGGCCATCGCGCTCGGCAACGCCGTCGTCCTCAAGCCGCACCAGAACGCGCCGGTGCTCGGCGGCAGCCTCGTCGCCAAGATCTTCGAGGAGGCCGGGCTCCCGCCGGGCGTCCTGAACGTGGTGATCACGGACATCGCCGAGATCGGCGACGCCCTGCTCGAACACCCGGTGCCCGGCGTCATCTCCTTCACCGGCTCGGACGCCGTGGGCCGCCACGTCGCCACGGTCTGCGCCCAGACCTTCAAGCGCTGCATCCTCGAACTGGGCGGCAACAGCGCGCTGGTCGTCCTGGACGACGCGGACGTCGACTACGCGGTGGACGCCGCCGTGTTCAGCCGCTTCGTGCACCAGGGGCAGGTGTGCATGGCCGCGAACCGCATCCTGGTGGACCGCTCGCTGCGGGACGAGTTCACCGAGAAGTTCGTCGCCAAGGTCAAGACCCTGAAGGTCGGCGACCCCGCGGACCCGTCGACGCACATCGGTCCGCTCATCAACTCCTCGCAGGCGGAAGGCGTTTCCTCGCTGGTCGCGCAGACCGTCCAGGCGGGCGCCACGGCCCTGCTGCACGGCACCACCGACGGCAACCTCGTGTCCCCCTCCGTCCTCACGGACCTCCCCGACGACTCCCCGGTGCTGCGCCAGGAGGTCTTCGGCCCGGTCGCGATCATCCTGCCGTTCGACGGCGAGGAGGAGGCCGTCCGCATCGCCAACGAGACGCCGTACGGCCTGAGCGGCGCGATCCACACCGGCGACACCGAGCGCGGCGTCCGCATCGCCCAGCGCATCCGCACCGGCATGATCCACATCAACGACGGCACCGTCCACGACGAGCCGATCGTGCCGTTCGGCGGCGAGAAGCACTCGGGCGTCGGGCGCCTGAACGGCGAGTCGACCGTCGAGGCCTTCACCGCGCTGAAGTGGATCTCGGTCCAGCACGGCCGCTCGCGCTTCCCCTTCTGA